The DNA segment GTCCAGATGGCGCGCCGATCTCGATTTTTGAATCGGGTGCAATTTTGCAGTATCTGGCGCGTAAAACCGGCCAGTTCGGGGGCAAGACCGAGCGCGACCGTATTGCGGTAGATCAATGGTTGATGTGGCAGATGGGTGGCTTGGGGCCAATGGCCGGTCAGGCGCATCACTTCCTGAAATATGCCCCGGCGCTGGAGACACCCCAAGACCTGCCATATGCCAAGGATCGTTACCGCAACGAGGTGGCGCGACTGCTGGGGGTGTTGGACAAGCAACTGGCGACAAATGAATATGTCGCAGGGGCCGAGTATTCCATCGCGGATATGGCGATCTGGCCTTGGGCTATTTTGTGGGAAGGACAGCAGCAAACGCTGGACGACAAACCCGCTCTGGCCCGCTGGCTGGATCTGGTTGGCGCGCGTCCTGCGGTTCAGAAAGGCAAGGCGCTTGGCGAAGAAAAGCGCTCCAACGTGCAAGATGACAAGGAAGCGCAAAAAGTGCTGTTTGGAAAGCGCGACTGATTATGGGGCAGGGCGGGGAATGCCCCCGCCCGATCCATTCTCAGTCTTTTGGGGCCGAGCTGTAGCGTTCAAACAGTTTCGCTTGCGCCATGAAAAACCCGAACAATGCCAGCGGCAGCACGAATGTGCGGAAATTGACCCAAGCATCCGTAGACATCGTGCGCCAGACAATTTCATTGGTGCAGGCCATCGCTGCGAACATCAGCGCCAGTCGTTTGGTCAGCAGCATCCAGCCGTCATGCGTCAGCGGCAATGCGCCCTCCATCACCATTTCCAGCCAGCTTTGCCCGCGCGACAAACCAAGTGCCAGCAATAGGGCAAAAATCATATAGACCGCAGTGGGCTTCATCTTGAAGAATCGCTCGTCGTTCAGCCAGACCGTCAAGCCGCCGAACAAGACCACCATCACCAAAGTCACCAGTTGCAACCGGCTCAGCCGTCCCGACAGCTTCCACAACACAAATGTTGCCACTGCCATCAGCGGTATGAACGCTGCTGTCAGAAGGATAAAGGCATCGTATTCCGTGCCGCCAATGACATAGGTTTGGCCGCGCGTGGTGATATAGCCCACGAAGAACAGAAATACCGGCCCAAGCTCTAGCCCGATTTTTACAGCGGGGGACACCTGCTTGTCTGACATGTCTTTTCCTTGGTCAATTTCGGCTGTGTCGCCTTATCGGTGCTGTTGGATCAGGATGCAATGCGCAACACGACATTGCGTCCGCGCCGTGAATACCGCAATTCATCATCGCCGATGGCTGTAACCTGTCCACCATCGAGGGTTTCACCCACCCTGACGGTCACCACACGGCCATTCGACAGCCGCACAAGTGCGCGCCGTTCCGAAGACGTGCCCATTACGCCCAGCAGATTGATTTGCCGCAGATTGATTGCGCGGGCCTGTGTCGCTTCGCGCGAGACAGAGGCAGAGGTGGGGATTGGGGGCGCATCCGGCACGGCGGCGCGTGCGGTCTGGATTGGCTCTGATTGCTGTTGTTGCTGTTGCTGCTGCTGTTCTTGCCGGGGTGTTTCAGCTGCGCGCAGGGTGCGTTGCACAACAGCAGAGAACTGACTGGGGCGCGAACCGGGGCGCAAGGATGCCGCGACGGCCAGATCCGACGCATCGCTGAAACTTGGTGTCTGGTCTGCATCAGGCAGGTCTATGGCCAATGCCTCAGGACGGGCGGCGGGGCGCAGGGCAGTCAAGGCCAGTGCGCCAGCCGAAGGCGTGCTCAGGGCGGCTTCGTCGCTTTCAGCGGCGGCGTCAGCATCTGTCGGTGTCTCAGGCGGCAGCTCTTGCACATCACCGGCGTGCGAGGGCTGCGGTTCTGCGTCGGTTGCGCCCTCGGCGGGTGTTTGTTGCTCAGGCGCGATACCCTCTGGCCGCGTGGGCGGGGTGACAGATGGTGACCCCGGCGTGACCAAGATTTCCAGCAAGCTTTCATCTGTCGGGTCCACGGGCACCTGTTCGGCGGCGGCCTCTGGCTCGGGCACAGCCTCTGGTTCGGCGGGCGCTTCGAGTTCTGGGGCCAACCCTTCGGGACGTGTCGGGGGAACAACAGAAGGTGTGCCGTCTGACACGGCTATCTCAAGCAGTTCCTCTCCGGCAGGCAGGGCGGGGGCGGCGTCTTCGGCTGGTGTTGCCGTTTCGTCAGGCGCAGCATCGGCTGCTGCGGCCGCCTGCTCCACCTCCTCGCGCAAGGGCGCAAGCGGTTCAGAGCCGAAAGGGGCCGGGGCAGCGGGCGCGGAAGGCAGTGGCGCAGCCTCTTGCGGGGGCAGCAATGCGACCGAGCGCAGCCCGGCAATGCGCCCGGCTTGCGGGTCTTGCGCGCTGACTGCTGTGTCGGGTGTCGCCTCTGTCTCCTCAGCCGTTGCGCTGTCAGGGGCAATTGCCCCCTCTGTCGTGTCGAGGGGCAATTGTTGCGCTGCATCTTCAAGACCCAAGGCGGCTTCGATATCTTCCAGTGCTGTTGCAGGCTGTTCCGGGGCGGTGATTTCCGGTTCAAGGGCGATGTCTTGCGCGGGCTCCTGCGCGAGTTGCAGGCCACCGGGTTGATTGGCGAAGAAATACCCCGCCCAGATTGCTGCGGCAACAAGCACAAGGCCCACGCCCCCAAGAACCAGCAAAGCGCGGTTTTTTCCAGCGGGCTGAATGTCCTGATTGTTGCGCGCGCCGAAAATGGTAAGGCGCTCTGCCTCGCTGCTTTGCTTGCGCTCGCCGCGTTCTTGCAGTGTCTCTAACGGGCCTTTGCGCGCAGCTTGAACTTTTGGTTTCTCTGCTGCCGGTATCTTGGCGGCCGCTTTCGCGTCTGGCTTGGCCTTGGCCTTGGCTTGGCTCGGCTTGCCGGTGCTGGCCAGAGGTGACACCCATGCCTTGCTGGATGCCGCGCCTGTTTCGGGTTGTGCCGCAGGTGCGCTGGTGCTGGCATCTGCCTTCTTGGCGCCGCCGCTTAGTGCCGCGGCAAACGCGGCCTTTGCGCCCAGTGTCTTGCCACGCACCAAGGCGGAAAAATTACGCCCCAAAGGCTTGGGCATTGCAGATGCGGTGCGTTCGGGCGCGCTATCGCCCCGGCGCGATCTGAAAGCGGCCACATCTGCCGCTGGCCTTGGCAGGTCTGCGGCGGGTTCGGGGGGCGTGGTGGCATCGGATTTTTTTCCACCCAGAAGCTGGCCCAACCCATATTTTCTGTCAGACGAGTCTTTGGTCTGCGACAGGATTGAGGGTTTGGCCGCGCTGAGTTTCGCTAAAAGAGCTGACTTTCGGTCAGTCGCCGCCTGCGACGATGCATAGGCTTTGCGCTCAGCCTCGGACTTTGTACCCGCTGGCGGTGCTGCGGTTTTGGCTGGTGTTTTGGACGCGTCGTCCGGTTTGGCGGCTTTGTCTGGCGTCGCGGCTTTATCTGACTTGGGGGCGTCCGTCGCGCCCACGGGCGCGGGCGTTTTCTCTTTGGTTGCAGGTGCCGGCTTTGCATCGGCGGGTGGTGCAGTTTTTGCCGCTTCGGTCGGCGCCTTGGCTGGCACGGTTGCCGGTTTTTCAACAACTGGCTCTGGATCTGGCAGGGTCACAAGACCCGTTTCAACCAGTGGTGTATGGTCGCGCTCTATCTGCGCGATATCGGGCACGATCTTTTGCGCTGACCGCGTGGCCCCGAAAAACGGCTCGCGCGTTGTCTTGGAGTTCTTGGCCTCGGCTACAGCGCTGACAGGGTTCAACCCATACAGGTTTGCAAATTCTTCGGCCTCCAGGATTGTCTCGCGCGCGACAACCACGGCTTGCGCGTCACCTTTGCCGCTGGTCAGGGACCAGTCTAAAACAAGTTCCTCAACAGGGTACGGGGTGCGGCCGCCAAGCTGGGCGCGAAGTTCCTGCTCCTGCTCCTCTGGTGTGCGACCAGCTATGGCGAGGTCGCAATAGAGGATCTGGTCGTCAGGGATGACCAGTTTCGTAGTCACCCCCTCTGGCGCGAGGGCGGAGGCGACGCGCGACATATCGCGCATCTGTGCCTCCATATCTGGTGAGTTCAGGGCAACAGCACCAACACGCAACCAACCGGTCGCGTCGCGGTGCCAGAGCGTAACCCCGTCTACTGTCAGGCCAAGTGCAAAATTTGGTTTCATGCAGAGGCTTTAGCACAACTATGAAATAAAACGGGAGTCACAATACCCTCATCTGCTTGCCTAGCGCAAAATCTCGCCCATTGCACACTGAAACGTGCAATGGGCCTATCGTCAAGCCACCCCTTCAGGCGCAAGCCTTTGACAGCGCCTGATCCAGATCAGCGATGATATCATCCGCGTCTTCCAGCCCGATGGACAGACGCACAACATCAGGCGCGGCCCCCGCAGCGGATTGCTGCGCTTCGGTCAACTGGCGGTGTGTGGTCGAGGCCGAATGAATAATCAACGATCTTGTGTCACCAAGATTAGCTACATGACTGAAAAGATTAACTGAATCAATCAATTTCACGCAGGCTTCATACCCGTCTTTCAGCGCGAAAGTGAACAAGGAGGAAGCCCCTTTGGGGCAAATCCGGCTGACCCGGTCATAATAGGGCGAGGATGGAAGGCCCGCATACGTCACGTACGCGATGCGGTCATCTTGCTCTAGCCAATTGGCAACTTTCACTGCATTGGCGCAATGGCGCTCCATGCGCAGCGACAATGTTTCGATGCCCATCAGCGTATAATGCGCGGCTTGCGGGTTCAAGGTCATGCCCAGATCGCGCAAACCAATGGCAATCGCATTGAAGGTAAAGGCAAGTGGGCCAAAAGTTTCATGGAATTTCAGGCCATGATAGGCGGGTTCAGGTTCTGACATGGCAGGAAACTTGCCATTCGCGGACCAGTCGAATTTGCCCGAATCAATGACAACGCCGCCCGTGACGGTGCCATTGCCCGTTAGGTATTTGGTCATCGAGTGCACAACCAATGTCGCGCCATGCTCAATCGGGCGACACAGATAGGGGGTTGCGGTGGTGTTATCGACGATCAAGGGAATGCCTGCGCGGTCCGAGATTGCCGATATCGCATCCAGATCGGTGATATAGCCACCGGGATTGGCGATAGATTCGCAGAAAACAGCGCGGGTGTTTTCGTCAATCGCGGCCTCAACAGCCTCAAGATCGTCAAAATCCACGAATTTCGCCGACCAGCCAAAGCGCTTGATCGTGTGGCTGAATTGCGTGACCGTCCCGCCATAGAGGCGGCTTGACGCCACAACATTTAACCCCGGACCCATCAGCGGAAACAACGCCATGAGCTGCGCGCCATGTCCAGATGAGCAGCACACAGCGCCAGCCCCCCCTTCAAGCGTTGCCATGCGTTCTTGCAGCGCGGCGACCGTCGGGTTGGTCAGGCGCGAATAGATATAGCCAACTTCTTGCAAGTTGAACAACGCCGCTGCGTGATCGGCATCGCGGAATACAAAGGCTGTGGTTTGGTAAATTGGCACCTGCCGCGCGCCGGTGGCGGGGTCGGGGCGTGCGCCTGCGTGAATCTGAAGGGTGTCGAATCCGGGTGCTTTATCAGCCATGCGTGTCTCCTCCGCAGAACAGGTTTCGCGCTTGACGCTACGCCAGCAGACCGCCCGACGCAATTCCACTTTTCGCGCAACCGGCCTACACGATGAAACAGACCACTTACCGCGATCAGATAGGGGCGCTGCCTTGGCGTGTTGGTGGCGGGTCCAGCTTGCTGCCCCACCGGTTAAGGACCAAGGACTGATAATGCGTCCACGCTGATGCGATTTCCGGCGCAAGTGCCTGACGCGCCTGCCATTTGGACAGGGTGCGCAGATCGCTGTCGGCATCCTCTGGCCTTGCCATCGCCTCGACCCATGTCAGCCCCAGCGAGGTCAGGCATGGCTGGATCGTGGCACGCGGTGCCGCTGCCAGATCATCCAGTGCGATAACCTGCCATTGTGCGCCTGCGCGGGCGCGCCACGCCTCTGCCATGGTCTTGTAGCGATGATAATGCGCCCAGAGCGTCGGGAAGTCGGTGCTATAGCCGTGCCCTTGGCCGAAATCATTGCGAAAGCAACTCCAACAAGTGGCCAAGGCCAGGCGCTGCGTCTCGAGGACTACGGCGTCTGGAAACAGCATGGGGATAAGCCAGCCAAGCCAGTAATTCTCAGGCATTTTGTCGACGATCACCGGTGCACCGCGCCCCGCCGCGACGATTTCGGCCAGATAGGCTGTGCGCAGCGCCACCAGCCTGTCAAGCGTCATGGTCTGGATAAAGCGCGGTAGGCTGGGGTCAATCGCCTGCAAGGCGCGCCCCAGCGCCGTCATCTCGCCGACTGAGCAGATATCCGGGTGCATACCCAGCAGTTGCGCCAGCACCGAACTGCCAGAGCGGGGCATTCCGACAATGAACACCATACGCGGCGCAACCGGGTCCAGTTGCAAGCGCGGGGCTTGTGCCACGGCATGCAATGTCACTGTGGTCAGTCGTGCCTGTGCGGCCGCGTCGAACTGCACCGGCTTCAGCGCATTGGCCCGCACAAAGGCAGCAAATGCACCCGAATGATCGCCAATATCGTCCAGCCCTTTGCCCAGCATGAACTGGATCTGACTGGCAATGGCTGCGGGCATTTGCGCCCCGCGTGCAAAGGCGCGCAACCGCTTCAGCACCGGATCGCGCGGTGTGACGCGGGTGACCGACATATAGGTTTGCAACGCACCGATCACGCCGGGATTATGTGCGAAGATGCGCAGGCAGATCGCGCGCGCATCGTTAAACGCACCAGCGGCGGCGTGTTTTTGTGCCTGCTCAAGGGCAGATTTTATCTCTGCGTCTTTCATTCTGCTGCCCGCGCGGCGCTGGCGCGCAGGCAGCAGCACGGAATGCCGTCAAGTTTCATTTCGCAACTGTTCCAGCATCCCGCGCGAGGGCTGACCCGTCACCGATTGCCCGCGCGCTTGTTGCCATGCGCGAATGGCACTTTCGGAATTTGGCCCGATAACCCCATCTGCACCTTGAGTGTCAAACCCGGCTTGCGTCAGGCGGCGCTGAATTTCCTGCCGGTCCCCCAAACGCAACCCAAAGCGATCAGGCTGAAAATTGCCCCGGATCGGACCGCCGCCACGCAACCTGTCAGAAAGGTGACCAATTCCAATCACATAGAACTCGGAGTTATTGTAGCGCGTCAACGCGGTGAAATTCCGGAAGGTCATGAAGGCAGGGCCGTTGGGCCCATCGGGAATGATGATTGAAGATGCGCCATGATCCTGCACTGGCCGCCCGTCCATGTCACGCACGCCCGCGCTTGTCCATGCCGACACCGGACGGGACGAGCCGCGGCCCGCGGCCCCTCTGTCGAACCCATCGGGCAGGCGCACTTCGACCCCCCAAGGCTGCCCACGCCGCCATCCCATCCGCGACAGGTAATTGGCCGCAGAGGCCAGCGCATCGCTGGGGTCTTCCGCCCAGATATCGCGCCGACCGTTGCCGGTGAAATCGACTGCATATTCCTGATAGGTGGTCGGGATGAACTGTGTGTGGCCCATCGCACCCGCCCATGACCCGCGCAGATTGGCCGCGCTGGTATCGCCGCGCTGCAAGATGCGCAGGGCCGCGATCAGTTGCGATTCGAAAAATGCACCGCGCCGCCCGTCAAAAGCCAGTGTTGCCAGCGCCGAAATGGCCGGAATATCACCGCGTTCCGTGCCGTAGCGCGATTCCAGCCCCCAGATCGCGGTGATTACCTCGGCCTCGACGCCGTAGCGCGATTCAATTGCGCGCAAGGTGCTGCCGTGGCGCGACAGGGCCGCACGCCCCCCCGATAGCCGTTCGGGCGACACGGCGATGCCCAGATAATCTTCCAATGTGCGGGTGAATTCAGTCTGCCTGCGGTCGCGCGCGATCACATCGGGCAGGAACCCTGCACCGCTCATGGCCGGAGTGACGACCGAGGCAGGGATGCCAGCCGCCGTGGCGCGGCCCTGAAACTGCTGCTTCCATGTGTCAAAGGCTGGGTTTGCCTGCGGGCGCATGGGCGCCTGCCGCGTTGGCGCGCTCATCTGGACGCCCCCGCCCATACAAGCAGAAAGTGACAGGGCGGACAGCCCAAGGATACAAGTTCGTCTGGAAAGATACATGACACTGCGCGCCCCGTTATGGTGTTTTGAAAACCTTATCCGATTGTACGCACCCTGTTAAGCGGTGCCATGCCAAAATCGGCAGTATTCCCCGATGTCGCGGGCTTCGCACTTGGTTCGGGGTCAAAGCGCGGTTAGCATTGCTGCATGAGGTAACGGAGTATCCTAATGTCGCGTTTTCTGGTTATTGCGCTTGTTCTGGTTTTGCCGGGATGCGTGGCTGCAAATGTTGAAACCTCACCCCGCCCCGAGGCGCGCGGCGAAAGCCGGAGCGCCGTGCCGTCAGGTGATTTTGGCACGTGGCTTTCCGGGTTTGAGGCCCGCGCAAGTCAGGCGGGCATATCGCAGGCAACATTGGCCCAAGCACGGCCCCACATCCGCCATTTGCCCCAAACGGTTGAACTGGATCGCCGCCAAAGCGAGTTTGGCGCGCGGATCTGGGACTATCTGGAAAGCGCAGTAACCTCTGCGCGCATCAGCCAAGGGCAAGCCGCGATGCGCCAACATGCAAACGTGCTGTCCCGGATCGAGGGGCGTTATGGCGTGCCCCCCGAAGTGGTCGTCGCCATCTGGGGGATTGAGACGTCGTTCGGGGGAAACCGCGGCAATACACCAACGCTCGCCACCCTTGCGACACTGGCCAAGGACGGGCGGCGCGGCGATTTCTTTGAAGAGCAGTTGATTGATGCACTTAAGATCGTGCAGGCGGGCGATATCAACCCGCAAGCGATGATCGGGTCATGGGCCGGTGCGTTCGGGCATACGCAATTCATGCCCTCCAGCTTTCTGACATATGCGGTGGATTTCACCGGCAACGGGCGGCGCGATGTCTGGGCATCTGATCCGAGTGATGCCTTGGCCTCTGCGGCCAACTATCTGGCGCAGCGCGGCTGGACGCGCGGCCAACCCTGGGCTGTTGAGGTGACGCTGCCTTCCGGCTTTGATCTTGGCCTGACGGGCGAGCGCCAAACTGCGGATGCGTGGACCAGTGCAGGACTGCGCGTGGCGGCAGGTGGCAGCCTTGCGGGCGGGCAGTCGCGCCTGATCCTGCCCGGTGGGGCGCAGGGGCCGGCATTTCTGGCCTATGACAATTACACTGTGCTGAAGGAATATAATATCTCGGATGCCTATGTGCTGGCGCTGGGGCATTTGTCAGACCGGTTGCGGGGCGGCGGGGCGTTGCGCGGGCAATGGCCGCGCGGGGATCGCGCACTGAGCACGTCAGAACGCACCGAATTGCAACGGCGGCTGACCGCATTGGGGTTTGATACAGGGGGCGTTGATGGTCGCATCGGCCCTGCCACTGTCGCGGCAGTGCAGGCGTGGCAAAAATCTGTCGGACTGCCCCCTGACGGGTATGTCAATGCAAGTTTGGTGGCGCGACTGCGCAACTGATGTGTTTTTGGGGGGCCGCGCCAGCCCCCCAAGCTGGACCACGTCTCAGGGCCGGAACTGCTGCGCGGTGCGTCTAGCGTTCGGGGCATGTGCGGCAGCCGGGTGCTGGTCGCCCCAGATATGGGCCGCGTCCCGCGCGATGCAGCGCGCCTCTATCTGCGAAAGCCGCGCGCGCGCCTGATCGGTATTGCCCTGCGCGCAGTGAAGGGCGGCATTCCAGTGCTTGAGTACGGAATGCACGCTCCAAGGCAGGATCGCGGTTGCAAGCCATTGGCGCAAATCCGGTGGCAGGCGGTCAAATTGCGACATAGGCGATTGCCTGCGGCCCAGGGCTGTCTTGATATTGCGTGCCATTCGTTACGCCGCCTTGCGCTGGCCCCATTGGGGAAAGGGGTCCGCTAGGTCTTTCCAGATTTGCGGCGCGAAGTCATCTTCCGCGACCAGACAGGCATCGAGTGCTGCGGTAATCGCCGCCTTGTCCATGCCTGCACCGATAAAAACCAGTTCCTGCCGCCGGTCGCCCCAAGGCTCGACCCAGTTTTCACGCATTTTTTCAAGCGCTTCTTCGTGGTCGGGCCAGCGCTCTCGCGGGACGGCGGCCCACCAGCCGCCCAAGGGGATCACGCTGGACATCGCACCTGCAAGCGAGAATTCGGCCACCCAGTTG comes from the Roseinatronobacter monicus genome and includes:
- a CDS encoding DUF6525 family protein; this translates as MARNIKTALGRRQSPMSQFDRLPPDLRQWLATAILPWSVHSVLKHWNAALHCAQGNTDQARARLSQIEARCIARDAAHIWGDQHPAAAHAPNARRTAQQFRP
- a CDS encoding lytic murein transglycosylase, which encodes MYLSRRTCILGLSALSLSACMGGGVQMSAPTRQAPMRPQANPAFDTWKQQFQGRATAAGIPASVVTPAMSGAGFLPDVIARDRRQTEFTRTLEDYLGIAVSPERLSGGRAALSRHGSTLRAIESRYGVEAEVITAIWGLESRYGTERGDIPAISALATLAFDGRRGAFFESQLIAALRILQRGDTSAANLRGSWAGAMGHTQFIPTTYQEYAVDFTGNGRRDIWAEDPSDALASAANYLSRMGWRRGQPWGVEVRLPDGFDRGAAGRGSSRPVSAWTSAGVRDMDGRPVQDHGASSIIIPDGPNGPAFMTFRNFTALTRYNNSEFYVIGIGHLSDRLRGGGPIRGNFQPDRFGLRLGDRQEIQRRLTQAGFDTQGADGVIGPNSESAIRAWQQARGQSVTGQPSRGMLEQLRNET
- a CDS encoding glutathione S-transferase N-terminal domain-containing protein yields the protein MSIDLHYWPTPNGWKVSIALEEMGLPYAVHYVNIGAGDQFKPDFLKIAPNNRMPAITDPEGPDGAPISIFESGAILQYLARKTGQFGGKTERDRIAVDQWLMWQMGGLGPMAGQAHHFLKYAPALETPQDLPYAKDRYRNEVARLLGVLDKQLATNEYVAGAEYSIADMAIWPWAILWEGQQQTLDDKPALARWLDLVGARPAVQKGKALGEEKRSNVQDDKEAQKVLFGKRD
- a CDS encoding inner membrane-spanning protein YciB, with amino-acid sequence MSDKQVSPAVKIGLELGPVFLFFVGYITTRGQTYVIGGTEYDAFILLTAAFIPLMAVATFVLWKLSGRLSRLQLVTLVMVVLFGGLTVWLNDERFFKMKPTAVYMIFALLLALGLSRGQSWLEMVMEGALPLTHDGWMLLTKRLALMFAAMACTNEIVWRTMSTDAWVNFRTFVLPLALFGFFMAQAKLFERYSSAPKD
- a CDS encoding O-acetylhomoserine aminocarboxypropyltransferase/cysteine synthase family protein, which translates into the protein MADKAPGFDTLQIHAGARPDPATGARQVPIYQTTAFVFRDADHAAALFNLQEVGYIYSRLTNPTVAALQERMATLEGGAGAVCCSSGHGAQLMALFPLMGPGLNVVASSRLYGGTVTQFSHTIKRFGWSAKFVDFDDLEAVEAAIDENTRAVFCESIANPGGYITDLDAISAISDRAGIPLIVDNTTATPYLCRPIEHGATLVVHSMTKYLTGNGTVTGGVVIDSGKFDWSANGKFPAMSEPEPAYHGLKFHETFGPLAFTFNAIAIGLRDLGMTLNPQAAHYTLMGIETLSLRMERHCANAVKVANWLEQDDRIAYVTYAGLPSSPYYDRVSRICPKGASSLFTFALKDGYEACVKLIDSVNLFSHVANLGDTRSLIIHSASTTHRQLTEAQQSAAGAAPDVVRLSIGLEDADDIIADLDQALSKACA
- a CDS encoding lytic murein transglycosylase yields the protein MSRFLVIALVLVLPGCVAANVETSPRPEARGESRSAVPSGDFGTWLSGFEARASQAGISQATLAQARPHIRHLPQTVELDRRQSEFGARIWDYLESAVTSARISQGQAAMRQHANVLSRIEGRYGVPPEVVVAIWGIETSFGGNRGNTPTLATLATLAKDGRRGDFFEEQLIDALKIVQAGDINPQAMIGSWAGAFGHTQFMPSSFLTYAVDFTGNGRRDVWASDPSDALASAANYLAQRGWTRGQPWAVEVTLPSGFDLGLTGERQTADAWTSAGLRVAAGGSLAGGQSRLILPGGAQGPAFLAYDNYTVLKEYNISDAYVLALGHLSDRLRGGGALRGQWPRGDRALSTSERTELQRRLTALGFDTGGVDGRIGPATVAAVQAWQKSVGLPPDGYVNASLVARLRN
- a CDS encoding sulfotransferase family protein, which encodes MKDAEIKSALEQAQKHAAAGAFNDARAICLRIFAHNPGVIGALQTYMSVTRVTPRDPVLKRLRAFARGAQMPAAIASQIQFMLGKGLDDIGDHSGAFAAFVRANALKPVQFDAAAQARLTTVTLHAVAQAPRLQLDPVAPRMVFIVGMPRSGSSVLAQLLGMHPDICSVGEMTALGRALQAIDPSLPRFIQTMTLDRLVALRTAYLAEIVAAGRGAPVIVDKMPENYWLGWLIPMLFPDAVVLETQRLALATCWSCFRNDFGQGHGYSTDFPTLWAHYHRYKTMAEAWRARAGAQWQVIALDDLAAAPRATIQPCLTSLGLTWVEAMARPEDADSDLRTLSKWQARQALAPEIASAWTHYQSLVLNRWGSKLDPPPTRQGSAPI